GGCGCTCAGAGCGCACGATCCAAGGGTGCCGCTCTTGATCCAAGCTGACAGCATGTATGTAATCAACGCTTTTACCCAATGGCTTCCCAATTGGGTGGCGAATGGTTGGCGAACGGCCGCCAAGAAACCGGTCAAAAACCGTCAGTGCCTCGAACTGATTGCCGCAGAACTCGAAACACGTGATGTCGAATGGGAACACGTGAAGGGTCATGCTGGTCATCCGCTAAACGAAAAAGTCGATTCGCTCGCGAGGCATGCAGCAACTCAGGTCTCTGGCAGGAACTCATCAGAAGCGAAAGGGCACAGGCCATGAATCAGACTGAGGTTGAAGCGTTTCTCACTCAACGCGGGGTGGAATATGAGACAAAAGACCAGGAGCATTGTATCCAGGTTCGCGCCAAGTCGGACGAAGTGATCAACTTCTTCAAGACTGGGACGGTTCAGGTACAAGGCAAAAGTACGCCTTTGGCGGCTGAACTCAAGGCTTGGAAAGAGGCAGGCGAGCCCCTTGTGGATGGCGACGACGCGGTTGGCTTTCAACCGAAGCCCGGCTTAAACAAGAATGTCTTTGTGGTCTATGGTCACGACACCGACTCGACAGATGCGCTTGATCTTGTTCGGCTCATCGCAGATGAGGGTGTAGCCGCGGTCTGAAGCCGCCGGTCTCAAGCAGGCTCCTGGCGATGTAGTTGGTGAGGTTGCGAAAGCCGAGCGCGGTGCCACGCAGGTGCTCGAGTCGGCCGTTGATCGCTTCGGTCGGGCCATTGCTGGTGCCGGGGCGATCGAAGTAGGCAAGGACGTCCGCGGCTCGCTTCTTCAGGGTCCGTCCCAGGGTGATGAGCTCGGTCAGGGCGGCCGGGACGCCGTGGCTCAGCGAGGCGATGAGCTCGGTCATGATCTGGTGGCCGCGGGATCGGTCCGGATCGCGGTAGGCGGCGATCATGCGCTGGTAGATGCCCCAGGTGGCCTCGACCTCGATGTGCTCCTC
The DNA window shown above is from Changpingibacter yushuensis and carries:
- a CDS encoding ribonuclease H family protein; this translates as MSGERITVATDGSCLGNPGPGGWAWACPDGRCDSGSVADTTNNLMELRAVYEALRAHDPRVPLLIQADSMYVINAFTQWLPNWVANGWRTAAKKPVKNRQCLELIAAELETRDVEWEHVKGHAGHPLNEKVDSLARHAATQVSGRNSSEAKGHRP